The following are encoded together in the Adhaeribacter arboris genome:
- a CDS encoding MFS transporter — translation MISLSLPTSLPVSKKVHRWAVSTLFFLQGLCFASWASRIPTIQQTLGLNESQLGAVLLAIPVGSMISLPVSGWLVAKFGSKKVVTLGVFLYSLTLITLGMAQNTFQLISYLLLFGFGGNFLNIGVNTQAVGVEAMYKKPIMGMFHGMWSLAGFSGAAIGTLMIGAGIVPVQHFLAVTIFVILAALISTRFTIAEDPNRQADQPIFAKPDKSLLMLGVIAFCSMICEGAMFDWSGVYFKKVVQADAAWVGAGYTAFMATMASGRFVADWFTGKFGLKRTLQLSGILIAIGLLLAVLLPNLITAMAGFLLVGAGVSSVIPLVYSAAGKSKVLSPGVALAAVSTIGFLGFLMGPPLIGLVAGATSLRVSFFIIAIMGLCVSVFSTRAKLA, via the coding sequence ATGATTTCTCTTAGTTTACCCACCAGCCTTCCCGTTTCGAAGAAAGTGCACCGTTGGGCAGTAAGTACCTTATTCTTTCTGCAAGGTTTGTGCTTTGCCAGCTGGGCTTCCCGTATTCCGACTATACAACAAACCCTTGGTTTAAATGAGAGCCAATTGGGCGCCGTTTTATTAGCTATTCCCGTTGGTTCCATGATATCGTTGCCGGTATCAGGCTGGCTAGTTGCCAAATTTGGCAGTAAAAAAGTAGTTACCTTAGGGGTGTTTTTATATAGTTTAACTTTAATTACGCTGGGTATGGCCCAGAATACTTTTCAACTAATTAGCTACTTATTGTTGTTCGGATTTGGCGGTAACTTTTTAAATATCGGCGTAAATACACAAGCCGTTGGCGTAGAGGCGATGTATAAAAAGCCAATTATGGGCATGTTTCATGGTATGTGGAGCTTAGCCGGCTTTTCTGGGGCAGCTATTGGTACCCTGATGATTGGTGCCGGTATAGTGCCGGTTCAGCATTTTTTAGCCGTTACCATTTTTGTAATATTAGCCGCTCTTATAAGTACCCGTTTTACTATCGCCGAAGACCCAAACCGCCAAGCCGACCAGCCGATTTTTGCTAAACCGGATAAATCTTTGCTGATGCTGGGGGTTATTGCTTTTTGTTCCATGATTTGTGAAGGCGCTATGTTCGACTGGAGCGGCGTTTATTTCAAAAAAGTGGTGCAAGCCGATGCCGCCTGGGTGGGAGCCGGTTACACTGCGTTTATGGCCACTATGGCTTCGGGTAGATTTGTGGCCGATTGGTTTACTGGTAAGTTTGGCTTGAAACGCACTTTGCAACTGAGCGGAATTTTAATTGCTATTGGTTTATTATTAGCGGTGCTTCTGCCAAATTTAATAACAGCTATGGCAGGATTTTTACTGGTAGGCGCCGGGGTTTCTTCGGTAATACCGTTAGTATATAGTGCGGCGGGTAAATCAAAAGTATTATCACCAGGCGTCGCCTTAGCCGCGGTTTCTACCATTGGTTTTTTAGGTTTCTTAATGGGGCCGCCCCTTATCGGTTTAGTGGCCGGAGCTACTAGTTTACGCGTATCCTTCTTTATAATAGCCATTATGGGATTATGCGTATCTGTTTTCTCTACGCGAGCCAAGTTAGCTTAA
- the floA gene encoding flotillin-like protein FloA (flotillin-like protein involved in membrane lipid rafts) yields MELSPIFLLAGGFILLLVFLYFVPINLWITALFSGVKINLFELVFMRIRKVPPSLIVNSLITATKAGLQITGSELETHYLAGGNVPTVIKALISADKANIPLTFKQATAIDLAGRDVFEAVTTSVNPKVINTPNVAAVAQDGIQLIAKARVTVRANIAQLVGGAGEETILARVGEGIVTSIGSSLSHKEVLENPDKISKLVLQKGLDAGTAYEILSIDIADVDIGENIGAKLQIDQANADLKVAEARAEERRAMAVAVEQEMRARTQEAKALVVQAEAEIPKAMAEAFRSGNLGIMDYYKMRNIQADTDMRDSIANPNSGNPGHRAGRDETKLS; encoded by the coding sequence ATGGAGTTATCGCCTATTTTTCTTCTTGCCGGTGGGTTTATATTGCTACTGGTTTTTCTGTATTTCGTACCGATTAACCTGTGGATTACGGCCTTATTTTCGGGCGTGAAGATTAATTTATTTGAATTAGTTTTTATGCGCATCCGCAAAGTGCCGCCCAGTCTGATTGTCAATTCTTTAATTACCGCCACCAAAGCGGGTTTACAAATTACCGGCAGCGAACTGGAAACCCACTATTTAGCTGGTGGCAACGTACCCACCGTTATTAAAGCCCTTATCTCAGCAGATAAAGCCAATATTCCGCTTACGTTTAAGCAAGCCACCGCCATTGATTTGGCTGGCCGCGATGTATTTGAGGCGGTTACTACTTCGGTAAACCCCAAGGTTATTAATACGCCCAACGTAGCCGCCGTGGCCCAGGACGGTATTCAGTTAATTGCCAAAGCCCGCGTTACTGTACGCGCCAATATTGCGCAGTTAGTAGGGGGTGCCGGCGAAGAAACGATTCTGGCCCGGGTGGGCGAAGGTATTGTAACCTCCATTGGTTCCTCTTTATCGCACAAAGAAGTACTCGAAAATCCCGATAAAATTTCAAAATTAGTTTTACAAAAGGGTTTGGATGCCGGTACCGCTTACGAAATTTTATCCATTGATATTGCCGACGTGGACATTGGCGAAAACATTGGCGCTAAACTGCAAATTGACCAGGCCAACGCCGATTTAAAAGTAGCCGAAGCCCGCGCCGAAGAACGCCGGGCCATGGCGGTAGCGGTAGAACAGGAAATGCGCGCCCGCACCCAGGAAGCCAAAGCCTTGGTAGTGCAGGCCGAAGCCGAAATTCCCAAAGCCATGGCCGAAGCTTTCCGGTCGGGTAACCTGGGCATTATGGATTATTACAAAATGCGCAACATCCAGGCCGATACCGATATGCGCGACTCCATTGCGAACCCGAACTCAGGGAACCCGGGTCATCGTGCTGGCCGCGACGAAACAAAATTATCTTGA
- a CDS encoding helix-turn-helix domain-containing protein: MINQNPPGFENGRVCITPVMNIAPLDLILLLGSLQGIILFFLLWYNPKGPRLPNKLLAWLMGLMGLASFAVGVPVANMWISHALDLLPFIVTMPMGPIIYFYAKALLNPEFRIGRRGKWHFYPIIIDFGSQLIGWTFLFGILLGVFNPQNNLSWANAMDAYDTYSDIPRWLSLTTYLWLTHRLLSRQTKTEATLPEEQQHHIGWLKPLVRAFFIFQFIWLLYLIPYIIPATRNGLLDTFGWYPIYIPIAILIYWIGFRGYFHTQKNFTQNYRKVPATLLPEETANGTIQFLKKAMATDQLFLDPELTVEKVSRHVGIPAKIISAVLNQHLQKSFNTFVNGYRVAEVKKRLLDPVNQSSTLVGIAFDCGFNSQATFQRAFRSETNQSPKEFIAEQLQNLKINAQIRI, from the coding sequence TTGATAAACCAAAACCCGCCAGGTTTTGAAAACGGGCGGGTTTGTATCACTCCGGTCATGAACATTGCCCCTTTAGACCTGATCTTATTACTCGGCAGTTTGCAGGGAATTATTTTGTTCTTTCTGCTGTGGTATAACCCCAAAGGACCACGATTACCCAATAAATTACTAGCCTGGCTGATGGGCTTAATGGGTTTAGCCAGTTTTGCCGTGGGCGTTCCGGTAGCCAATATGTGGATTAGTCATGCGCTGGATTTGCTTCCGTTTATTGTAACCATGCCTATGGGGCCGATTATTTACTTCTACGCGAAGGCTTTGTTGAACCCGGAGTTCCGGATCGGTCGCCGGGGAAAATGGCATTTTTACCCCATTATTATTGATTTTGGGTCGCAACTCATCGGCTGGACTTTCCTATTCGGTATTTTACTAGGGGTATTTAATCCGCAGAATAATTTATCTTGGGCCAACGCCATGGATGCCTACGATACCTACTCGGATATTCCGCGCTGGCTATCCCTTACAACTTACCTGTGGCTCACGCACCGATTGCTTTCGCGCCAGACCAAAACCGAAGCGACCCTGCCCGAAGAACAACAGCACCACATTGGCTGGCTCAAACCGTTGGTACGCGCTTTCTTTATTTTCCAGTTTATCTGGCTGCTGTATTTAATTCCGTACATTATTCCGGCTACCCGCAATGGCTTACTCGATACGTTTGGCTGGTACCCGATTTACATTCCGATTGCCATTTTAATTTATTGGATTGGCTTCCGGGGATATTTTCATACCCAGAAAAACTTCACCCAGAATTACCGGAAAGTTCCGGCTACGCTTTTACCCGAAGAAACCGCCAACGGAACCATTCAATTTTTAAAAAAAGCCATGGCTACCGACCAGCTTTTCCTGGACCCGGAGCTAACCGTAGAAAAAGTAAGTCGGCACGTGGGCATTCCCGCTAAAATTATTTCGGCGGTGCTGAATCAACATTTGCAAAAAAGCTTTAACACCTTCGTGAACGGGTACCGGGTAGCCGAAGTTAAAAAACGCTTGCTCGACCCGGTGAATCAATCGTCCACGTTGGTAGGTATTGCCTTCGATTGCGGTTTTAATTCGCAGGCTACTTTTCAGCGGGCTTTCCGGAGCGAAACCAACCAATCGCCCAAAGAATTTATTGCGGAACAGCTCCAAAATTTAAAAATTAACGCTCAAATCCGGATTTGA
- a CDS encoding class I SAM-dependent methyltransferase → MDVFGEALRDFYTDNFTQKLVLHTSYGEPEVMPLDIFFRDEEEMSEVELEALNCCYGKVLDIGAGVGSHALALQELDLEVTALEISSQAADIMRQRGVKKIINQDIFSYSGDKYDTLLLLMNGIGLVGDIAGLRLFLQHAKTILNPNGQLVFDSSDITYLYEGNLPDQEQYYGEITYQYEYRQVKGEWFKWLYIDQDTLATIAGEEGWLTIIQYEDEQDQYLARLILA, encoded by the coding sequence ATGGATGTATTTGGCGAAGCACTGCGGGACTTTTATACCGATAATTTTACCCAAAAACTTGTCTTGCACACTAGTTACGGCGAACCCGAAGTCATGCCCCTGGATATTTTTTTCCGGGACGAAGAAGAAATGTCGGAGGTAGAACTGGAAGCTCTGAATTGCTGCTACGGTAAAGTACTGGATATTGGGGCCGGAGTGGGCAGTCATGCCTTGGCGTTGCAAGAATTAGATTTAGAGGTAACAGCTCTGGAAATTTCGTCGCAGGCGGCGGACATAATGCGGCAGCGGGGCGTAAAAAAAATCATTAATCAGGATATTTTTTCTTATTCCGGCGATAAATACGATACGCTGCTTTTACTCATGAATGGAATTGGCCTGGTAGGCGATATAGCTGGTTTACGGCTATTTTTACAGCACGCCAAAACAATACTTAACCCCAATGGGCAGCTGGTATTCGACTCGTCGGATATTACTTACCTCTACGAAGGTAACCTGCCGGACCAAGAGCAATACTACGGCGAAATAACCTACCAATACGAATACCGCCAGGTAAAAGGAGAGTGGTTTAAATGGTTATACATCGACCAGGACACTCTGGCAACAATAGCCGGCGAAGAAGGCTGGCTTACCATTATTCAGTACGAAGATGAGCAAGACCAATACCTGGCGCGGTTGATTTTAGCCTAA
- a CDS encoding Gfo/Idh/MocA family protein — MKSTRRIFLKNAVTGAAAVSFGGVLPGFSTRSYGNILGANERIKVATMGVNSRGLAVASNFARQENCEVLYISDVDSRAAAKCMAAVEPIQKKRPKAAPDFRKALEDKNLDALVVTAPDHWHTPAAILACKAGKHVYLEKPASHNPNEGEMVVEAAKKYNRVIQLGNQRRSWPNVVAAIKELHAGLIGRPYFAKSWYTNNRPSIGKGKEVPVPSWLNYELWQGPAPRQPYRDNLIHYNWHWFWNWGTGESLNNGTHMVDLARWGLGVEYPTRVTSAGGRYRYQDDWQTPDTQVITLEFNNQTSMVWEGRSCNGRTIEGNSAGVMFYGDNGSLLIESGNSYIIYDLQNKVVKEVKNNMEIDARNLADPAQELDAFHIRNFFDGIRQGTKVNSDILSGHQSTLLVQLGNIALRSGHTLNINPENGHILNDNEAMKFWSREYQPGWEPKV, encoded by the coding sequence ATGAAGAGCACGCGTCGAATATTCCTTAAAAATGCTGTTACCGGAGCGGCAGCCGTTTCTTTTGGGGGCGTTTTGCCTGGTTTTAGCACCAGGAGTTACGGAAACATACTAGGTGCCAATGAGCGCATTAAAGTAGCCACTATGGGGGTTAATTCTCGGGGACTAGCCGTAGCCAGCAATTTTGCCCGGCAAGAAAACTGCGAAGTACTCTATATTTCGGACGTAGATTCCCGGGCAGCCGCTAAATGTATGGCCGCCGTAGAACCCATTCAGAAAAAACGACCAAAAGCTGCTCCCGATTTCAGAAAAGCTCTTGAAGATAAAAACCTGGATGCTTTAGTTGTAACTGCCCCCGACCATTGGCATACCCCGGCGGCTATTCTGGCTTGTAAAGCGGGCAAGCACGTTTACCTCGAAAAACCGGCCAGCCATAATCCCAACGAAGGTGAAATGGTAGTGGAAGCCGCCAAAAAATACAACCGGGTCATTCAATTAGGTAACCAACGGCGGTCTTGGCCCAATGTGGTAGCGGCCATTAAAGAATTACATGCCGGATTAATCGGCCGGCCGTATTTTGCCAAAAGCTGGTACACCAATAACCGTCCTTCCATTGGCAAAGGTAAAGAAGTGCCGGTGCCTTCGTGGCTGAACTATGAATTATGGCAGGGACCAGCTCCGCGTCAACCTTACCGCGATAATTTAATTCACTACAACTGGCATTGGTTCTGGAACTGGGGTACCGGCGAATCTTTGAATAACGGCACCCATATGGTAGATTTAGCCCGCTGGGGCTTAGGCGTGGAGTATCCTACCCGGGTTACCTCCGCTGGTGGCCGCTACCGGTACCAGGACGATTGGCAAACCCCCGATACGCAGGTGATTACCCTGGAGTTTAACAACCAAACCAGCATGGTTTGGGAAGGCCGCAGCTGTAACGGCCGTACTATTGAAGGCAATAGTGCTGGGGTAATGTTTTACGGCGATAACGGCTCTTTATTAATTGAAAGCGGCAACTCGTACATTATTTACGATTTGCAGAATAAAGTGGTGAAAGAAGTAAAGAACAACATGGAAATTGATGCCCGCAACCTGGCCGACCCTGCTCAGGAATTAGATGCATTTCATATCCGCAACTTTTTTGATGGTATCCGGCAAGGCACCAAAGTTAATTCCGATATCCTGAGTGGGCATCAGAGTACTTTATTGGTTCAGTTAGGTAATATAGCCCTGCGGTCGGGTCATACTTTAAACATTAACCCGGAAAATGGCCACATTCTGAATGATAACGAAGCCATGAAGTTCTGGAGCCGCGAGTACCAACCCGGCTGGGAACCGAAGGTATAG
- a CDS encoding NfeD family protein, which translates to MDLITVLILVFIGLVLLLVELIFLPGTTLIGILGFLVLAGGVWLGYEKMGVANGHVILSVALVLSIAIVFFSFKADVWSKFALKDVNHSRVNENVKPQLQEGDTGRTLSALRPSGTAMFQDQHYEVHTNGEFLNAGTPVIITRINHHKVIVKQAS; encoded by the coding sequence ATGGACTTGATTACCGTTTTAATTCTGGTTTTTATTGGCTTGGTGCTCTTATTGGTGGAGCTAATTTTTCTGCCGGGTACCACTCTGATTGGTATTTTAGGTTTTCTGGTATTAGCCGGCGGGGTTTGGCTGGGATATGAGAAAATGGGAGTTGCCAATGGTCATGTTATTTTAAGTGTAGCGTTGGTTTTGAGTATTGCTATTGTATTTTTTAGTTTTAAGGCCGATGTATGGTCGAAGTTTGCCTTAAAAGATGTAAACCACAGCCGGGTAAACGAAAACGTAAAACCCCAATTGCAGGAAGGCGACACTGGCCGCACCTTATCTGCACTCCGGCCTTCGGGCACGGCCATGTTCCAGGACCAGCATTACGAAGTGCATACGAACGGCGAATTCCTGAATGCCGGTACACCCGTAATTATTACCCGCATTAATCATCATAAAGTAATTGTAAAACAAGCGAGTTAG